One Triticum dicoccoides isolate Atlit2015 ecotype Zavitan chromosome 4B, WEW_v2.0, whole genome shotgun sequence genomic window carries:
- the LOC119293189 gene encoding auxin-responsive protein SAUR71-like — MAWRQKNGGESSLSPGASPCRDNEREKVPRGHVPMVTGCGARVVVPVRLLRDPCIAELLDMAAQQYGYGQPGVLRIPCDAGHFRRVVDGALHRAD, encoded by the coding sequence ATGGCGTGGAGGCAGAAGAACGGCGGCGAGTCGTCGTTGTCGCCCGGCGCCTCGCCGTGCCGCGACAACGAGCGGGAGAAGGTCCCCAGAGGGCACGTCCCGATGGTCACCGGCTGCGGCGCGCGCGTGGTGGTGCCGGTGAGGCTGCTCCGGGACCCGTGCATCGCGGAGCTGCTCGACATGGCGGCGCAGCAGTACGGCTACGGCCAGCCCGGCGTGCTGCGGATCCCGTGCGACGCCGGGCATTTCCGCCGGGTCGTCGACGGCGCGCTGCACAGAGCCGACTAG
- the LOC119295995 gene encoding auxin-responsive protein SAUR71-like, with protein sequence MTWGKKDGGDSSASPGSSPCHDDERHKVPRGHVPMVTGCGKRVVVPVRLLRDPCVAELLDMAAQQYGYGQPGVLRIPCDAGHFRRVVDGALHRAD encoded by the coding sequence ATGACTTGGGGGAAGAAGGACGGCGGCGATTCGTCGGCGTCGCCCGGCTCCTCGCCGTGCCATGACGACGAGCGGCACAAGGTCCCCAGAGGGCACGTCCCCATGGTCACCGGTTGCGGCAAGCGCGTGGTGGTGCCGGTGAGGCTGCTCCGGGACCCATGCgtcgcggagctgcttgacatggcGGCGCAGCAGTACGGCTACGGCCAGCCGGGCGTGTTGCGGATCCCATGCGATGCCGGACACTTCCGCAGGGTCGTCGACGGCGCGCTGCACAGAGCCGACTAG